One Maribacter dokdonensis DSW-8 genomic region harbors:
- a CDS encoding leucine-rich repeat domain-containing protein, translating to MPNTNKTPLFDFFEIDASFEAIKSCTNYPEDFFYEIFVIAKTTANKEIRTECTNIIKKQAPEYFQTAFKSRKKISQKGGVKSVDSRLVAMLEYGLLSDELNLFKLHSLLFQEPELGLFNFTKNFLDLLVEHPSILSRFNGIQKLEISLKNEGNAYTTILETLPHLTSLEALEIQADFEQLPDELGNLTNLKKIKLTMPFLKEVPASIGKLKSLEEFTFKGDYSFGGDDYNTYLKDFNWLADLKFLKELKLQNVGVEDLSKVVFPPTLNKIDLYGLDELTALPKEMKNLPKLEKFKVASNRLETLPTGFEAMPELQLFELIAPKITTISANFFFGFESRPNLITKIGNRNVDIAPMTEKCSQKELNLDTPKLLTYVLDYAEFFPELTTISINCEAPEKKHKNTLAAFKNLTSITYKLVPNLDWIFDGINELETIESVTLYKNTSYATPVGEAPNSAIVPKALSKIEKLKQFTVQFENHLELNTDALPKHTEQLTIKGLKRIIPGKTKRSATQVNIEHTPVSDLKAFYDVMDAQQMDLGKNNSYIAGESGFAFLKNPQNIKKYEYTGPANNIAELLKACPNLEYLFVEFPEDKPEFYEGLSGYKNSKLKSLQLNNYKGDSASLQSVLEQAPNLEHLELRDCTGIRDFPQVSLNKLKILELYSCDVQTMSGLNVPQIRAFKINFCDDFGSEALETITQWKTLKYLWLEHISKEMKTYPTAIANLTLDTLLINGKYSKRKIPHWIGTMKSLRVLGVESFTQNTLPKELAKLTQLEVLSITGCDFQERLSEEFRQLHLKKLIYWTSKFSGSNMKFELYEPLVGKGITLRYFDDDDKIKPFKLG from the coding sequence ATGCCGAATACTAACAAAACACCCCTGTTCGATTTTTTTGAGATCGATGCTTCTTTTGAAGCTATAAAAAGCTGTACAAACTACCCTGAAGATTTTTTCTATGAAATTTTTGTGATAGCAAAAACAACTGCGAACAAAGAAATTAGAACGGAATGCACCAATATTATCAAAAAACAAGCACCTGAGTACTTTCAAACGGCATTTAAGAGCCGTAAAAAGATAAGTCAAAAAGGAGGTGTGAAATCGGTTGATTCCAGATTGGTTGCGATGTTGGAATACGGATTACTTTCTGATGAATTAAATCTTTTTAAACTACACTCGTTATTATTCCAAGAACCAGAATTAGGGCTCTTCAATTTCACCAAAAACTTTTTAGACCTTTTGGTAGAACACCCAAGTATACTGAGTAGATTCAACGGAATACAAAAGCTAGAAATATCACTAAAGAATGAGGGTAATGCATATACTACCATTTTAGAAACACTACCTCATCTCACCTCTTTAGAGGCACTAGAAATACAGGCAGATTTTGAGCAATTGCCTGATGAATTAGGCAACCTTACCAACTTAAAGAAAATAAAGCTTACCATGCCATTTTTAAAGGAAGTACCTGCTTCAATAGGTAAATTAAAATCACTGGAAGAATTCACCTTTAAAGGCGATTACTCTTTTGGAGGCGATGATTACAATACTTATTTAAAAGATTTCAATTGGCTTGCTGACCTTAAATTTTTAAAAGAATTAAAGTTACAAAATGTAGGAGTGGAAGATTTGTCTAAAGTTGTATTTCCACCCACATTGAACAAGATAGATTTGTATGGTTTAGACGAGCTAACGGCGCTGCCAAAGGAAATGAAAAACCTACCAAAACTTGAGAAATTCAAAGTAGCTTCTAACCGTTTGGAAACCTTACCTACAGGATTTGAAGCAATGCCAGAGTTGCAGCTGTTTGAACTTATAGCTCCCAAAATAACAACCATTTCTGCAAATTTCTTTTTTGGTTTTGAGTCCAGACCAAATTTGATCACAAAAATTGGTAACCGCAATGTAGACATTGCCCCAATGACCGAGAAATGTAGCCAAAAAGAACTGAATTTAGACACACCCAAACTGCTAACTTATGTGTTGGACTATGCGGAGTTTTTTCCAGAATTGACAACCATCTCAATTAATTGCGAAGCTCCGGAAAAAAAGCACAAGAATACCTTGGCAGCGTTTAAAAACCTAACCAGCATTACTTATAAACTAGTACCCAACTTAGATTGGATTTTTGATGGGATAAATGAATTGGAAACAATAGAAAGTGTCACCCTATACAAAAACACTTCTTATGCTACTCCTGTAGGCGAAGCACCTAATTCGGCAATAGTACCCAAGGCACTTTCTAAAATTGAAAAACTAAAGCAATTCACCGTTCAGTTCGAGAACCATTTGGAATTAAACACAGATGCACTGCCCAAACATACAGAGCAGCTGACCATAAAAGGTTTAAAAAGGATTATTCCTGGAAAAACAAAACGCTCGGCAACTCAGGTAAATATTGAACATACGCCTGTATCAGATTTAAAAGCATTTTATGATGTGATGGATGCTCAACAGATGGACTTAGGTAAAAACAACTCATATATAGCAGGCGAATCGGGATTCGCGTTTCTTAAAAATCCGCAGAACATTAAAAAATATGAGTATACCGGTCCCGCTAACAATATTGCAGAGCTTTTAAAAGCCTGTCCGAATTTAGAATATCTGTTTGTTGAGTTCCCGGAAGATAAACCAGAATTCTACGAGGGACTTTCTGGATATAAAAACTCAAAATTAAAATCTCTACAACTCAATAATTATAAGGGAGATAGTGCTTCTTTACAATCGGTATTGGAGCAAGCCCCAAATCTTGAACATCTAGAGCTAAGGGATTGCACGGGAATTCGTGATTTTCCACAGGTAAGTCTGAACAAGTTAAAAATACTTGAACTATATAGTTGTGATGTACAAACGATGTCAGGCTTAAATGTGCCCCAAATAAGAGCGTTTAAAATAAACTTTTGTGATGATTTTGGTTCAGAAGCCTTAGAAACGATTACGCAGTGGAAAACCCTAAAATACCTTTGGCTAGAACATATATCAAAAGAAATGAAAACCTACCCAACTGCAATTGCCAATCTCACTTTAGACACTCTTTTAATTAACGGCAAATACAGCAAAAGGAAAATACCACATTGGATCGGCACTATGAAATCGCTTCGTGTTTTAGGGGTAGAAAGTTTTACACAAAACACACTACCTAAAGAATTGGCAAAACTTACCCAATTGGAAGTATTGAGTATCACCGGTTGTGATTTTCAAGAGCGGTTATCAGAGGAATTTAGACAGCTACATTTAAAAAAACTCATTTATTGGACCTCTAAATTTTCAGGTAGTAATATGAAGTTTGAACTATACGAGCCTCTTGTTGGCAAAGGTATAACCTTAAGATATTTTGATGATGATGACAAAATAAAACCATTTAAACTTGGATAA